The following DNA comes from Candidatus Omnitrophota bacterium.
AATGGTTGCGATCGGGTAGTAATTGCATGGATAAGCTAGTCATAAAAGGCGGCAAAAAATTAAAGGGCACGGTTATCATAAGCGGCTCCAAGAATGCGGCATTGCCGATTTTGGCGGCCACACTTTTAACCGAAGATACCTGCATAATAAAGAATGTGCCTTACCTTTCCGATATCAATACGATGATAACGCTTCTGAGGGAGCTGGGCAAGGACGTCTCGATGATAGACGACATCGTGACGGTAAAAGGTGGCGAAAGGACTAAGTGCAGGGCGCCTTATGAGCTGGTTAGTACCATGCGCGGCTCGATATGCGTCTTAGGGCCGCTACTGGGAAAGAGAAAAAGAGCGGAAGTATCCTTTCCGGGCGGATGCATTATAGGGCCAAGGCCCATAGATCTACACCTTAAAGGCCTAAGAGACCTTGGCATAGAGATTAAGATCAAAAGCGGATACATAGTGGCCGACGCAAAAAAAATGCGCAGCGCGCGTATATATTTGGGCGGGCATTTCGGCTCGAGCGTGCTGGCGACCGCTAATGTCTTGATGGCGGCTGTGCTCGTGAGAGGAACGACCATTATAGAAAATAGCGCCTGCGAACCGGAGGTCGCCGATCTGGTCAAATTTCTCAAAGGCATGGGCGCGAACATAGAAGGGGTAGGGTCCCCAAGGATTGTTGTAAACGGCGTCGCAAGGCTTGAAGGGTGCACCCATTCTCTTATCGCCGACCGCATTGAAGTCGGCACATATATGATAGCGGGCGCAGCAACTAAAGGGGAGCTTTTTTTGAAAGGCGCAATATACGATCATCTTCTTGCGTCTATAGATAAACTGACCGAAAGCGGCGTCAGTATAATGCGGGAAAAGGACGGCATAAGGGTCAAGTATATAAAACGGCTTAAACCCCTTTATGTCACGACGCTCGCATATCCGGGTTTTCCTACGGATTTGCAGGCCCAGATGATGGCGCTTATGAGCGTAACAGACGGTATCAGTGTTATTACCGAGAAGATATATCCCGAGAGGTTTATACACATAAGTGAACTTAGCAGAATGGGCGCCGAAATAATGCTGGAGGGCCCCAACGCGATAGTGAAGGGCGTAAAGCGTCTGAGCGGCGCGCCTGTTATGGCATCGGACCTTAGGGCGAGCGCGGCGTTGGTTCTCGCAGGGCTCGTAGCTGACGGAACTACCGAAGTAT
Coding sequences within:
- the murA gene encoding UDP-N-acetylglucosamine 1-carboxyvinyltransferase — its product is MDKLVIKGGKKLKGTVIISGSKNAALPILAATLLTEDTCIIKNVPYLSDINTMITLLRELGKDVSMIDDIVTVKGGERTKCRAPYELVSTMRGSICVLGPLLGKRKRAEVSFPGGCIIGPRPIDLHLKGLRDLGIEIKIKSGYIVADAKKMRSARIYLGGHFGSSVLATANVLMAAVLVRGTTIIENSACEPEVADLVKFLKGMGANIEGVGSPRIVVNGVARLEGCTHSLIADRIEVGTYMIAGAATKGELFLKGAIYDHLLASIDKLTESGVSIMREKDGIRVKYIKRLKPLYVTTLAYPGFPTDLQAQMMALMSVTDGISVITEKIYPERFIHISELSRMGAEIMLEGPNAIVKGVKRLSGAPVMASDLRASAALVLAGLVADGTTEVSRIYHLDRGYERLEEKLQAIGANVKRVKE